A stretch of Buteo buteo chromosome 21, bButBut1.hap1.1, whole genome shotgun sequence DNA encodes these proteins:
- the KLHDC8B gene encoding kelch domain-containing protein 8B: protein MAAGAGAFAWAAFPAMPTRRVYCSAVHRDGQLFVLGGCGGGGRALGTAEVLDLPTQRWTTLPALPTPRAGAAALALGKQILVVGGVDVAQSPVASVEVYHVDEGKWEKKAALAQPSMGISAVQRDGAIYALGGMGADTSPQALVRVYEPAKDLWQPLPSMPTPCYGASAFLQGNKIFVLGGRQGKLPVTAFEAFDLETRSWTRYPCMPSRRAFAACAMVDGVVFSLGGLQQPGPHNFYSRPHFVNTVEMFDPAQGVWSKPSRAIRMREKRADFVAGCLGGRVVAVGGLGNQSCPLDSVEGFSLSQKKWEPLPPMPTGRCSCSSCPAPSLLFVIGGVAQGPSGAVEALCLREVP from the exons AtggcggcgggcgcgggcgcCTTTGCGTGGGCCGCCTTCCCCGCCATGCCCACGCGGCGCGTGTACTGCAGCGCCGTGCACCGCGACGGGCAGCTCTTCGTGCTGGGCGGctgcgggggcggcgggcgagcCCTGGGCACCGCCGAGGTGCTCGACCTCCCAACCCAGCGCTGGACCACGCTCCCAGCGCTGCCCACGCCGCGGGCCGGTGCCGCTGCCCTCGCCTTGGGCAAGCAGATCCTGGTGGTGGGCGGCGTGGACGTGGCGCAGAGTCCCGTCGCCTCCGTCGAGGTCTACCATGTGGATGAGGGCAAGTGGGAGAAGAAGGCGGCGCTGGCTCAGCCCTCTATGGGTATCTCAGCCGTGCAGAGAG ATGGGGCCATCTACGCGCTGGGGGGAATGGGTGCGGACACCTCTCCCCAGGCACTGGTCCGTGTCTACGAGCCAGCGAAGGACCTctggcagcccctgccctctATGCCCACCCCCTGCTACGGGGCCTCCGCCTTCCTGCAGGGCAACAAGATCTTCGTCCTGG GGGGCCGGCAGGGCAAGCTGCCCGTCACCGCCTTTGAGGCCTTTGACCTGGAGACGAGGAGCTGGACGCGCTACCCCTGCATGCCCAGCCGCCGCGCCTTTGCTGCCTGTGCCATGGTCGATGGTGTTGTCTTCagcctgggggggctgcagcagccgggGCCCCACAACTTCTATTCCCGTCCCCACTTCGTCAACACCGTGGAGATGTTCGATCCTGCACAGG GTGTGTGGAGCAAGCCGAGCCGTGCCATCCGCatgagggagaagagagctgACTTTGTGGCCGGCTGCCTGGGAGGAAGAGTGGTGGCTGTGGGTGGCCTTG GGAACCAGTCCTGTCCGCTGGACTCGGTGGAAGGGTTCAGCCTCTCGCAGAAGAAGTGGGAGCCGCTGCCCCCCATGCCCACCGGCcgctgctcctgctccagctgcccagCACCCAGCTTGCTCTTCGTCATCGGCGGGGTGGCCCAGGGCCCCAGCGGCGCCGTCGAGGCTCTGTGCCTGCGCGAGGTGCCCTGA